The Polynucleobacter sp. TSB-Sco08W16 genome includes a region encoding these proteins:
- a CDS encoding lytic transglycosylase domain-containing protein translates to MRFRVSYLLLALALGACSSAPTQQSNTQQPIVNQADDAATEASYSQNLKALLSQVSQTQEIPLQTLENGFLDAKTIPSIRKLVLPPSGTFKKNWLVYRKRFVEPIRLKAGKVFWDENQTFLSQVEQDSGVPAEIIVAIIGIETIYGRQTGGFRVKDVLSTLAFSYPDTPNKPAREQLFKDQLQELILMCWTDAGGKLPAQNRSQGLNAARFNSCLNQNSSYAGAIGLPQFMPSSIRSFAVDGDGDGHIDLKQSPKDAIASVANFMKKHGWQAGMPISFPVQENGIAAAKKLADGEPQLKYTVTELVEKGILLPQQGDLQRGGVEPQSKALIVDLPYPDKDGIDQAQYFVGLNNFLTIVQYNRSYFYAQSVAEFAEALGYKNQSVVPVDAPEKTVDPKSVAEKSKAKAKKSSAKKKLKTS, encoded by the coding sequence ATGCGCTTTCGTGTCTCCTACCTACTTTTAGCGCTTGCTCTTGGGGCCTGCTCTAGCGCCCCCACACAGCAAAGCAATACCCAACAGCCCATCGTAAACCAAGCCGATGATGCAGCCACTGAAGCCAGTTATAGCCAAAATCTGAAGGCCTTACTGAGCCAAGTTTCTCAAACTCAAGAAATCCCCCTACAGACCCTAGAAAATGGCTTCTTAGATGCTAAAACGATTCCTTCAATACGCAAATTGGTATTACCCCCATCGGGCACCTTTAAGAAGAACTGGCTGGTTTACCGCAAGCGCTTTGTTGAGCCTATACGCCTGAAAGCCGGAAAGGTCTTTTGGGATGAAAACCAAACGTTTTTAAGCCAAGTAGAGCAAGATTCTGGTGTGCCTGCTGAGATCATTGTGGCCATTATCGGAATTGAGACCATTTATGGACGCCAAACGGGGGGTTTTCGGGTCAAAGATGTTTTATCTACCTTAGCCTTTAGCTATCCAGATACGCCCAATAAGCCTGCCAGAGAACAACTATTTAAGGATCAACTCCAAGAACTCATTCTGATGTGCTGGACTGATGCTGGCGGCAAATTGCCCGCTCAAAACAGAAGTCAGGGTCTCAATGCTGCTCGCTTTAATTCCTGCCTCAATCAAAACAGCTCCTACGCTGGAGCCATCGGGTTGCCACAATTTATGCCAAGCAGTATTCGGAGCTTTGCAGTCGACGGTGATGGTGATGGTCATATCGATCTTAAGCAAAGTCCTAAAGATGCGATTGCTAGTGTCGCTAACTTTATGAAGAAGCATGGCTGGCAAGCGGGCATGCCGATCTCTTTTCCGGTGCAAGAAAATGGCATCGCTGCCGCCAAAAAATTGGCTGACGGGGAGCCGCAGCTTAAATATACCGTTACAGAACTCGTTGAGAAAGGTATCTTGTTACCGCAACAAGGAGACCTTCAGCGCGGCGGCGTAGAACCCCAAAGCAAGGCATTAATTGTGGATCTACCTTATCCCGATAAAGATGGGATCGATCAAGCACAGTACTTTGTGGGTTTAAATAACTTCTTAACAATTGTTCAATACAACCGGAGTTACTTTTATGCACAAAGCGTAGCAGAGTTTGCTGAAGCCTTAGGCTATAAAAATCAAAGTGTAGTACCCGTTGATGCACCAGAAAAAACGGTTGATCCCAAAAGCGTTGCAGAAAAATCAAAGGCAAAAGCCAAAAAGTCTAGCGCTAAGAAAAAGTTAAAAACGAGTTAA
- a CDS encoding histone deacetylase family protein yields MTTGYITHPDFLKHEMGSHHPECPERIQAINDQMIRSGVDRFVQHLDAPLASEDQLELVHSPDHIAFVKEQAPQSGYSMLDGDTIMNPHTWQAALRAAGAAIAGVDAVMKGEVENVFCAVRPPGHHAEPTRSMGFCLFDNVAIAARYAMEEYGIERVAIIDFDVHHGNGTEAAFFNDPNVMMCSFFQHPFYPYSGLDHANNMVNVPLPAATRGDVVRSIVEEKWLPALRNFEPQLIIISAGFDAHREDDLGQMGLVEDDYVWITKRLKEIAHQYANNRIVSCLEGGYNLSALGRSVVAHVRALADI; encoded by the coding sequence ATGACAACAGGATACATAACTCATCCCGATTTTCTGAAACATGAGATGGGAAGTCATCATCCAGAATGCCCTGAGCGGATTCAGGCAATCAATGACCAGATGATTCGTAGTGGGGTAGATCGCTTTGTTCAGCACCTGGATGCGCCCTTAGCCAGTGAAGATCAGCTCGAGTTAGTCCATAGCCCTGACCATATTGCTTTTGTCAAAGAGCAGGCCCCCCAAAGTGGTTATTCCATGTTGGATGGCGATACGATTATGAATCCACACACTTGGCAAGCTGCATTACGCGCAGCTGGTGCTGCAATTGCTGGCGTTGATGCAGTCATGAAAGGTGAGGTTGAGAACGTCTTTTGCGCAGTAAGACCTCCAGGCCATCATGCTGAGCCAACCCGTTCAATGGGCTTTTGTTTATTTGACAACGTTGCCATCGCTGCCCGGTATGCAATGGAAGAATATGGCATTGAGCGTGTAGCAATTATTGATTTTGATGTGCACCATGGCAACGGCACTGAAGCAGCATTTTTCAATGACCCTAATGTCATGATGTGCAGTTTTTTCCAGCACCCTTTTTATCCTTATAGCGGACTCGATCACGCCAATAATATGGTCAACGTGCCCTTGCCAGCGGCAACTCGCGGTGATGTTGTGCGATCGATTGTTGAAGAAAAGTGGTTACCAGCTTTGCGCAATTTTGAACCGCAACTGATCATTATTTCAGCTGGCTTCGATGCTCATCGCGAAGATGACTTGGGTCAAATGGGTTTAGTCGAGGATGATTATGTATGGATCACCAAGCGCCTGAAAGAAATCGCACATCAGTATGCTAATAACCGAATTGTGAGTTGCTTAGAGGGTGGTTATAACTTATCTGCCTTAGGGCGTAGCGTAGTTGCTCACGTTAGAGCATTGGCTGATATTTAA
- a CDS encoding acyl-CoA synthetase, translating into MANIYEQGLERNSANYTPITPLLFLERSAQIYPNKVAVIHGKLRQTWSQTYERCRRLASALQKHGIGLGDTVAVMLPNTPPMVEAHFGIPMAGAVLNALNTRLDPESIAFMLNHGEAKVVIVDPEFSGVMKKALEIAKQETGREFLVIDVEEKEYDVPGDKLGKLTYEQLLAEGEPQFVWQVPADEWQAICLNYTSGTTGNPKGVVYHHRGAAINAVSNILDWDINKHPVYLWTLPMFHCNGWCFPWTIAARAGVNVCLRRVDAQHIFAAIKEHDVTHYCAAPIVHNLLVNAPDELKEGVPAGVKGLIAGAAPPASIIEGMEKLGFDLTHVYGLTEVYGPAAVCVKQDEWNDVDISERARLNARQGVRYHMQQAIAVLDPETMQPVPADGETMGEIMFKGNIAMKGYLKNEKATKEAFEGGWFHSGDLAVMNPDGYVKMKDRSKDIIISGGENISSVEVEDVLYRHPAVIAAAVVAKPDPKWGETPCAFLEIKSGIQVTPEDIIAHCKQHLAGFKVPRAIVFGELPKTSTGKIQKFELRKQAGSATAIDV; encoded by the coding sequence ATGGCAAATATTTATGAACAAGGTTTAGAGCGCAATTCTGCTAACTACACTCCAATTACTCCACTATTGTTTTTAGAGAGATCTGCTCAGATCTATCCAAACAAGGTTGCAGTGATTCATGGCAAGTTGCGTCAAACCTGGTCACAAACGTATGAGCGCTGCCGTCGCCTAGCTAGCGCCTTGCAAAAGCATGGCATTGGTCTTGGAGATACGGTTGCTGTAATGTTGCCCAACACGCCACCCATGGTCGAGGCGCACTTTGGCATCCCAATGGCGGGGGCAGTACTAAATGCCTTAAATACTCGCTTGGATCCAGAATCCATTGCTTTTATGCTCAATCATGGCGAGGCAAAAGTAGTCATTGTGGATCCGGAGTTTTCTGGAGTGATGAAAAAAGCGCTTGAGATCGCCAAGCAGGAAACTGGTCGCGAGTTTCTGGTAATTGATGTTGAAGAAAAAGAATATGACGTGCCTGGCGATAAGTTAGGCAAGCTGACTTACGAACAATTACTTGCAGAGGGTGAACCACAATTTGTGTGGCAAGTGCCTGCAGATGAATGGCAAGCAATCTGTTTGAATTACACCTCTGGCACTACCGGCAATCCTAAAGGGGTGGTGTATCACCATCGTGGCGCTGCCATTAATGCGGTTTCGAACATTTTGGATTGGGATATCAATAAGCATCCCGTGTACTTGTGGACTCTGCCAATGTTTCATTGCAATGGCTGGTGTTTCCCATGGACAATTGCTGCTCGTGCCGGGGTCAATGTTTGCTTGCGTCGTGTTGATGCACAACATATATTTGCAGCAATTAAAGAGCATGACGTCACACATTACTGCGCGGCGCCGATCGTACATAACCTTTTAGTCAATGCTCCCGATGAACTCAAAGAAGGAGTGCCAGCAGGTGTGAAGGGTTTGATTGCTGGAGCTGCGCCCCCTGCCTCCATTATTGAAGGTATGGAAAAGTTAGGATTTGATTTAACACACGTCTATGGTTTGACCGAGGTCTATGGTCCTGCAGCGGTATGCGTAAAGCAAGACGAGTGGAATGATGTAGATATTAGTGAGCGCGCTCGTTTGAATGCGCGTCAAGGTGTTCGTTACCACATGCAACAAGCAATCGCTGTGCTTGACCCCGAAACAATGCAGCCCGTTCCTGCCGATGGAGAAACCATGGGTGAGATTATGTTTAAGGGCAATATTGCGATGAAGGGTTATCTTAAGAACGAAAAGGCAACCAAAGAGGCGTTTGAAGGTGGTTGGTTTCATTCTGGCGATTTAGCGGTTATGAATCCTGACGGCTATGTGAAGATGAAGGACCGCAGCAAAGACATCATTATTTCTGGCGGAGAAAATATTTCTTCTGTTGAAGTGGAGGATGTGCTCTATCGTCATCCAGCGGTAATTGCTGCCGCAGTGGTGGCGAAGCCGGATCCGAAGTGGGGAGAAACCCCTTGCGCCTTTTTGGAGATCAAGTCAGGCATCCAGGTCACTCCAGAGGACATCATCGCCCATTGCAAACAGCACTTGGCTGGCTTTAAGGTGCCCAGGGCAATTGTTTTTGGGGAGCTTCCAAAGACCTCCACCGGAAAAATTCAGAAATTTGAGCTTCGTAAGCAGGCAGGCTCAGCCACCGCTATTGATGTCTAG